One Polaribacter reichenbachii genomic window, ACTCTGGTAATTCATCTAAAAATAAAACACCATTATGTGACAATGATATTTCACCAGGTCTTGGATATTGACCTCCGCCAACTAAAGCAACATTCGAAATTGTGTGATGTGGACTTCTAAATGGACGTGCATATAACAAACCGTTATTTTTTGTTTTACCAACTACAGAATGAATTTTGGTGGTTTCAAGAGCTTCGTGCAAAGTCATTGGTGGTAAAATACTAGGTAATCTTTTTGCTAACATTGTTTTTCCAGAGCCTGGAGGACCAATTAAAATGATGTTATGACCACCAGCTGCGGCAATTTCCATACAACGTTTTATAGATTCTTGTCCTTTTACATCAGAAAAATCAAATTCGGGGAAATCTATGTTTTTATAAAACTCAGCTCTAGTATCAACAATGGTAGGTTCAATTTTAACATCACCATTAAAATGATTGATAACCTCTAAAATATTATCAACCCCTAAAACTTCTAAATCGTTAACAATGGCAGCTTCTTTAGCGTTTTCTTTTGGTAAAATAAAGTGTTTAAACCCTTCTTCTCTAGCTTTTATTGCCATTGGTAAAACTCCTCTTATGGGTTGTAAACTTCCATCCAAAGAAAGTTCGCCCATAATAATATAATCATTAATATTTTCTGATTTTATTTGATGTGAGGCTGCTAAAATACCTACTGCTAAAGTTAAATCATAAGAAGCACCTTCTTTTCTAATATCTGCAGGAGCCATATTTATGATGATTTTTTTACCAGGAAGTTTATAAGAATTGTTATTTAAAGCTGCAGATATTCTGTAAGAACTCTCGCTAACAGCTTTGTCTGGTAAGCCTACAAGATGGTAGCCAATGCCTTTGTCAATATTTACTTCAACTGTAATTGTTGTAGCTTCAATTCCAAAAACAGCAGATCCAAAAACTTTAACGAGCATTTTTTTTCCTTAAAAGTAAATAAAATTAAGGCATAAAAAAAATGCAATCAAAATATTGATTGCATTTTAGTTTGTATTTAAAGAATGGTTTAAGCCGAATTTCTACTCGCATTAATGTTTCCAAATAAAGAACGCATTACCATTTTTTCATAGATTTCAATTTCTACTTCATTACCTTCTTCTTTTTGTAAATCTTGAATTTTCTTTAAAGCATATTGCTGAATAGTTAACAATGGTAAAACAATATTTTCTCTTAATTCTATAGAAGCTTTACCTACAGGGAAATTTTCCATTAATTCTTTATGGCCTGTTAACTTTAATAATAGACGTTTTGTAGTTTTATACTCTTCGAAGATTAGTTTCCAAAATTCTCCAAATACAGGATCATCAGCCATGTAAGCTGTTAAACCAAAGAAAGATTTTGTTAAACTCATCATACTGTTTTCTAATAAAGTTTTAAAGAAATCTGATGCGTTATAGAAATCTACAATTTCATCAAATCTACCTTCATCTTCGTATTTTTTAAATGCAGTACCTACACCAAAAAATCCAGGAACATTTTGTTTTAACTGGCTCCAACTACCAACAAAAGGTATTGCTCTTAAAGCAGAAAAATCTAAAGTATCTGAATTAGAACGCTTACTTGGTCTACTACCAATATTTGTTTTAGCATAGTATTTTAAAGTACTCATTTTTTCTAAGTACGATAAAAACTGAGGATGATTCTTAAAATCTACATAAGCTTGATAACTTGTAGATGCTAAATCTTCTATAATTTCTCTATGATGATCATTTAGCTGATCTTTTGTAAATACTTCGTTTTTAATACCCGAACTTATTAATTGTTCTAAGTTATATTGCGATGAATTTAAGGTTCCAAAATTAGAACTAATTGTTTGGCCTTGAATGGTTAATTGAATTTCTTTGTCTTCGATTGTTGGGCCTAAAGAAGCATAGAATTGGTGTGTTTTTCCTCCTCCACGTGCAGGTGGTCCTCCACGTCCGTCAAAGAAAATTACTTCAATATCAAATTCTCTAGAAATTCTAGTTAAGGCTTCTTTTGCTTTAAAAATTCCCCAATTTGCCATTAAATAACCACCATCTTTTGTTCCATCAGAAAAACCTAACATTATGGTTTGTTTGTCTTTTCTTTTAGATAAATGATATCTATAGGTTTTATTGTTATATAAAATACGCATTACTTCTTCTGCATTTTCTAAATCTTCTACAGTTTCAAAAAGCGGAATTACATCTACAGGTAACTCATTTTCGAACCCACATAAATTAAGCATTGCAAAAGTTTCCATAACGTTTAATGCAGTTTGGTTGTTACTAATTATGTAACGATTTGCACCACGTTCTCCATTTCTTTGCTGAATTTCTTTTAAAGCATAAATAGATTCTATTGTTTTTACTGATGTTTCATCAGACAAAATACTTGGGTCTATATTACCTTTAATTACAGATAAAATGTTTATTTGTTCTTCTGCTGTTAAGTTTAAATAATTGTCTGGGAAAGTAGTATCGCCTTGTTCTTGTAAATCTTTTACAATTTGTACAAATGCTTTATGATGTACTCTACTATCTTGTCTAATATCTAAAGTAGCAAAATGAAAACCAAAGATTCTTACTTTGTTAATAAAATCGTTTAGTTCTTCTACAAATAGAGATTGATGTTTATCAACAATAATTTGTCTAGCATTATAAAGCTCTTCTAAAAGAATTTTCTGAGAGAAATTAACTTTAGAATAACTTCTAACTACGTGTTTGTAAAGTCTTTTTTCAATTCTTGCTAAAATGTCTTGTACGCCATCAAAAGTAAAACGTCTTTTAAGGCGTCTTACATCTCTATAATAACTTCTTAAAATTGTTTGACGCAATTTTTCTGCAACATCTAAAGTGATTTTTGTAGTTACAAAAGGATTACCATCTCTATCTCCTCCTGGCCAAAAACCAAGATCAATAATTTCGTTATCTATAGGTTTACCATCATAAATATGATGTTGAATATAGTTGTATATTTTAGGTACTGAATGATAAAAAACGTGCTCTAAGTACCAAACTAAACTTACAGCTTCATCAAAAGGAGTAGGTTTTTCTTTTTTATAAAAAGGTGTTTTACCTAATTGAGCTAATAATTTTTTGATTAAAAGTAAATCGTCATTTTGTATGGCTTTATCTAAATCTGTAATTATCCCTAAAATTGTACCAGGATAAAACTGAGTTGGATGTGCAGTTAATACAATACGTACCTTAAAATCTTCTAAATGCGCTTTTAATTCGTCTTTTTTATTGCTAAGAAATGCAGTTTCTTTAGAGTTTCTTAGTGTTCCAAAACCATCCATATTATTTACAATAGGGAAAGCTGCATCTTCAATAGCATCGAATAAAACTACTTGACGCTCAATAAATTGAATGAAGCGAAAAAGCAAATCTGATTTTTCTTTTTCTGTTGGATTTTCTTGGTATTTTTTAAAAAAATGTTCTACTATTTCAGTAGGGTTCTTTTCTAGTTTAAAACCAGATTCACAGACTTTATGTAGTAAAGGAAGTAATACTCCTGTATCATCAATCGTGTCAAAAGGAAGTGTTGTAAAAATACTGTTATAAATTTGGTATTTAGATAACACATTATCGTTAAATCTTGTCAATTTGGGTAATGCAGACATATTCTTTCGTTTTAGTGCTGTGAATTTACAAAAAACCAAAAATAAAGAACATAGATTTTTATTAAAAATGTATTCAAAAATTACGAATACGATAGAAATTCTATTTAATTTTTCTAAAATGTTTAATTTCTGATGAAGTCTCTTGATTTTGTTATTTTTCAATCAAGATTTGTGATTAAAGCCAGCATAAAGATTTTAGTTTTTGCTTACTTTTTCTTTAAAGTTTTCTAATCCTTCTTTTAACCAAGAATAATAAGTATCTCTATCTGTATATTGTTGAGATGTGTTTAAAATTTCTAAATCCGGACTTAATAAAACATAATAAGGTTGCGATGCATTTTTAAAATTGATCACTTGAAATGTAGACCATTTATCACCAACTGTTTCTATCTTTTTAATTTTTCCATTTGCTTTTAAAAAGTCGAATTGTTGTACTTCTGGCAATGCTTTTTCATTATCATCTACATACAAAGAAATTAAAATGTAATCATCTTTTAATGTTTGATAAATATCTGGCTCGCTCCAAACATTTTCTTCCATTTTTCTACAATTTACACAAGCCCAACCTGTAAAGTCTAATAAAATGGGTTTGTTAACTTTTGTAGCTTTTGCTAAACCTTCATCAAAATCTTTATAACAGTCTAAACCTAAAGGGCAATCACTTTCTTGCTCATAAATACTATAAAATTGTGGAGGTGGAAAACCGCTTAATAAACTTAAATTCCAAGTAGGATTTTTTAAAACTCCAGGCGAAATATAAATGATAAAAGAGATTACTAAAACTCCAAAAGAAATTCTTGAAAATGATAGTTTTTTGATAGGTGAATCGTGTGGGAATTTAATTTTAGCAAATAAATACAATGCTAAACCTATAAAAATAACAATCCAAATGGCGATAAAAACTTCACGTTTTAAGATATCCCAATGTGCAACTAAATCAGCATTAGATAAGAATTTAAAAGCCAATGCTAATTCTAAAAATCCTAAAACAACTTTGGTTGTGTTTAACCATCCACCAGATTTTGGTAAAGAATTTAACCAATTTGGGAACAAAGCAAACAGGGCAAAAGGCAAAGCCAAAGCCAATCCAAAGCCAGTCATACCTGCAGTTAATTGTGTTGCTCCACCATCCGAAGTTAAAGAACCTGCTAACAAAGAACCTAAAATTGGTCCTGTACAAGAAAAGGAAACTATGGCTAATGTTAAAGCCATAAAAAAGATTCCTATAATTCCGCCAACAGAAGAAGCAGAGTCCATTTTATTTCCCCAAGAACTTGGTAAGGTTATTTCGTAAAATCCGAAGAAAGAAAAAGCAAAAAACACCAAAACTGCAAAGAAGAAGATATTCAACCAAACATTAGTAGAAATTGTATTTAATATTTCTGGGTCTAAATTGTCTAAAAAGTGAAAAGGTAAGCTTAATAATATGTAAATTAAAATGATAAAAAAACCATATAAAATGGCATTAAAAACACCTTTCTTTTTGTTTTGAGATTGTTTTGTGAAAAAAGAAACCGTTAAAGGAATCATAGGAAAAACACAAGGTGTTAAAAGCGCTAATAAACCACCAGCAAAACCTAAGAAAAAGATGCTAAATAATCCGTTTGAACTCTCTGAATTTGTATCTGAAGAATTGATTAAAAGCGCTGTGTTTTTTAAATCTAACTTTAATTGTTTGGTTAATGCAGCACTTCTTTCATCAACAGTATTCGAAATTTTAATAGGATTATTGGTAAGTGAAACAGTAAAATTTTCATCGATATTTATACAAGCAGTTTCACAAACTTGACCAAAGAAATTTAGCTTTACTTGGGTAATTTTTTTGTTTGTTAATTGAATTCTTTGCGTAATTTTTGCTTTTTCTTTAAAAACAACTTCTTCTACTAACCAAACATCAGAATATTTTTTAAAAGTGTCTTCTTCTTTTGCTTTACCAATTAATTGATAACCAGTTTCGCCTTCTGGAATTGTGATTTCTAAAGGCAAAGAAGCATCATCTGGGTTGTATTGAGAATACAAATACCAACCTTTATATAATTTAGCATCAAAAATAATATCGTATTCGGTTTCTGATATTTTTTTTACAGAAGTTTCAATTTTTATGGGCTCATTTTCTGTTTGTGCTTTTAGAGCAAAAGCAGATAAAAAGATAAATAACGTGATGAATTTCTTCATTATATGCTGGTAATTTTTAAATGATTTTTAGTTGTTTTTGTTGGTGAAAAACGTCGATCTTGTCTGTGGTTTATCACCCAAATAATTTCGTTATCAACCGTACAAAGCAACCAAGTGTTTTCTTTTTCTAAGAGCGAAAATTTTTCGTCTTTAAAATATTTACTCAGTTTCTTTTTTCCTTGCATTCCTGTTGGATAAAGATAGTCTCCATTTTTCCATTTTCTAACAAGTAAAGGGTATTTTAACAAATCTTTATCAATGTAAATGGTCTCTTTATTTTCTTCTGATTTTTCAACAATATCTTCTAAAACTAAAGGAATTGGATTTGTTATTGCTGATTGATTTCTATGTATTTCAAATGTCTTTTCGAGCGCAGTCGAGAAATCTCTTCCAGATAAAATTAAAAATTCTCTATCTTTTAATAATCTGTGTGTTTTAGAAAAAACTTGTTTACCAGATTGTGCTGATAATAAGTTGTAAATATCATTCCATTCTGTAAAATTATAATCCTTTAAAAGCTGATATAAATAGGCTTTTGGATTAGAAAGTTTATTAATTTCAGAAATTGTAAATTTTGTAGTTTCTAAAGTTGATGATGAATCTTTTTTAATAATTGTTGATGAAACATCTTGAATCCTATCCTTAATTATTTGCTGAGATTCTTCTAAATTATCTAAAGATTTTGCAAAAGTTTCTAACAAACTCGGATTGATTTCCTTTAAAAAAGGCACAACTTGATGCCTAATTTTATTACGCACATATTTGGTTGATGCATTACTTGCATCTTCTCTCCAAACAATATTGTTTTTTGTGGCATACTTCAGAATTTCATCCCTAGAAAAAGGTAAAAGCGTGCGAACAATATTTCCATTCTTTTTTGGGATGCCTGTAAAACCATCTAAACCAGAACCTCTTGTTAGGTTAATTAGAAAAGTTTCTAAATTATCATCTGAATGATGTGCTGTTAAAACATAATTGAAATGATGTTTTTTTACCAATTCTTGAAACCAATTGTAACGTAATTCTCTTGCTGCAATTTGAGTAGAAATCTTATTTTCTTTAGCATAAATAGTAGTTTCAAAACTTATTGTAAAGATTGGTTTGTTTGTTTCTTTGGCTAAGTTATTTATAAAATCTTCATCTTTATCACTTTCAACTTCACGTAACTTAAAATTACAGTGAGCTAAAGAAATTTCTGCAAATTTTATAGAATTAAATAAATGTGTTAAAACTACAGAATCTACACCTCCAGAAATGGCAATGAGCAATTTTTTATCCTTTAAAAAAGGAAAATTTTTATTGATATGTTCTTTGAATTTCTGAAGCATTTACGCATCAAAAATACGCAATTCTTGTCATTTAAATTTTAGAATTCAACCAGTTTACAACATCTTGTAGCATTTCTTCTTTACAAAGATCATTATGCAATTCATGGTAACCACCATTATATAATTTTAAAGTGGCAAATTCTGTATTATTTGCAAATTCTTGGGTGCCTTTATAGTCGATAATTTTGTCATCTGTTCCATGTAAAAGATACATTGGTGTTTGCAATTTGTTTGCATTTTCAATTGCCCACTTTCCAGTTTCTATAAACGTTAGCGAAAAATTCGGACTAATTTTATCGTGTACTAAAGGATCATTGATGTATTTGTCAACTTCAGTTTGATCTCTAGAAATATGATTTACATTTAATTCATTACCCAAGGTAATTGATGGCGCTATTTTTTGTAAAATTTTACCAGCTGCTAATTTTATTTTTGGTGGCTGAAAAGCTAATTTTAAAAACGGACTAGTTGCAATAACTCCTTTTAATTGCTGCTTTTTTCTTAAAGTATAATTGATTACAGCATTACCACCCATAGAATGTCCGTATAAAAAAACAGGTTGGTTTGGGTATAATTCTTTTGCTTTATCAATGGTTTTAGATATGCTTTCTAAGACAGCTTCAAAACTCGGATTGTGACCTCTTTTTCCTTTTGTTTTTCCATGGCCAAAATGATCAAAAGCAACCACAGAAAAATCATTTTCGGTTAATTTTTGTGCTACATGTATATAACGATTAGAATGTTCGCCCATTCCATGTGCTAAAACTATAACAGCTTTGGTTGCTGCTCCTTGCCAATATCGACCGTAAAATTCAGTGTTGTAGATATTAAAATTGAATTCTTTTTGAGTCATTATTGTGCTATTAATTTGTTGTTTTAATGTCGTCAGAAGTATTTGGTTTCTGGTCTTTACCAATAGAAATGAGTTGGTAATTTAAGGAATCTTTTGATATTTTATAAATAAAATCATTTCCCCAATAATCTTTGGTGATATTTTTATGCAAAGGATTATTTCTAATAATATCTTTTAATTCTTTAGGGTAAAATCCGAATTGCTTTTTTTCAGAAGAAAGTAAAGTTTGAATTTTAGCAATTTTAGCATTTGTATTTTCTAAAGGTTTGTTTTTAAGACTGAAATAGGAAATTAATGCAAAAGTTATTATAAATATTGGAAAAGCAATTAAAAGTGGCTTGGTCATTGGATGCCAAACAATACTTTTAGGAAGATTATTTTCTTTTTCAAACTTTCTTCTTTTCTTGTGTTTAATCCAATATTGTATTTCTAAATACAATTCT contains:
- a CDS encoding type II secretion system protein GspG translates to MADLISGILELYLEIQYWIKHKKRRKFEKENNLPKSIVWHPMTKPLLIAFPIFIITFALISYFSLKNKPLENTNAKIAKIQTLLSSEKKQFGFYPKELKDIIRNNPLHKNITKDYWGNDFIYKISKDSLNYQLISIGKDQKPNTSDDIKTTN
- a CDS encoding phosphoenolpyruvate carboxylase; the encoded protein is MSALPKLTRFNDNVLSKYQIYNSIFTTLPFDTIDDTGVLLPLLHKVCESGFKLEKNPTEIVEHFFKKYQENPTEKEKSDLLFRFIQFIERQVVLFDAIEDAAFPIVNNMDGFGTLRNSKETAFLSNKKDELKAHLEDFKVRIVLTAHPTQFYPGTILGIITDLDKAIQNDDLLLIKKLLAQLGKTPFYKKEKPTPFDEAVSLVWYLEHVFYHSVPKIYNYIQHHIYDGKPIDNEIIDLGFWPGGDRDGNPFVTTKITLDVAEKLRQTILRSYYRDVRRLKRRFTFDGVQDILARIEKRLYKHVVRSYSKVNFSQKILLEELYNARQIIVDKHQSLFVEELNDFINKVRIFGFHFATLDIRQDSRVHHKAFVQIVKDLQEQGDTTFPDNYLNLTAEEQINILSVIKGNIDPSILSDETSVKTIESIYALKEIQQRNGERGANRYIISNNQTALNVMETFAMLNLCGFENELPVDVIPLFETVEDLENAEEVMRILYNNKTYRYHLSKRKDKQTIMLGFSDGTKDGGYLMANWGIFKAKEALTRISREFDIEVIFFDGRGGPPARGGGKTHQFYASLGPTIEDKEIQLTIQGQTISSNFGTLNSSQYNLEQLISSGIKNEVFTKDQLNDHHREIIEDLASTSYQAYVDFKNHPQFLSYLEKMSTLKYYAKTNIGSRPSKRSNSDTLDFSALRAIPFVGSWSQLKQNVPGFFGVGTAFKKYEDEGRFDEIVDFYNASDFFKTLLENSMMSLTKSFFGLTAYMADDPVFGEFWKLIFEEYKTTKRLLLKLTGHKELMENFPVGKASIELRENIVLPLLTIQQYALKKIQDLQKEEGNEVEIEIYEKMVMRSLFGNINASRNSA
- a CDS encoding YifB family Mg chelatase-like AAA ATPase; amino-acid sequence: MLVKVFGSAVFGIEATTITVEVNIDKGIGYHLVGLPDKAVSESSYRISAALNNNSYKLPGKKIIINMAPADIRKEGASYDLTLAVGILAASHQIKSENINDYIIMGELSLDGSLQPIRGVLPMAIKAREEGFKHFILPKENAKEAAIVNDLEVLGVDNILEVINHFNGDVKIEPTIVDTRAEFYKNIDFPEFDFSDVKGQESIKRCMEIAAAGGHNIILIGPPGSGKTMLAKRLPSILPPMTLHEALETTKIHSVVGKTKNNGLLYARPFRSPHHTISNVALVGGGQYPRPGEISLSHNGVLFLDELPEFKREVLEVMRQPLEDRDVTISRAKFTVTYPCSFMLVASMNPSPSGFFNDPNSPMTSSPQEMQRYLSKISGPLLDRIDIHIEVTPVPFEKLSEERKGESSVEIRKRVSAAREIQSSRFKEFENTHYNAQMSVKQIREFCKLSSESLSLLKTAMEKLNLSARAYDRILKVSRTIADLAKADAISPDHIAEAIQYRSLDREGWLG
- the tilS gene encoding tRNA lysidine(34) synthetase TilS; translation: MLQKFKEHINKNFPFLKDKKLLIAISGGVDSVVLTHLFNSIKFAEISLAHCNFKLREVESDKDEDFINNLAKETNKPIFTISFETTIYAKENKISTQIAARELRYNWFQELVKKHHFNYVLTAHHSDDNLETFLINLTRGSGLDGFTGIPKKNGNIVRTLLPFSRDEILKYATKNNIVWREDASNASTKYVRNKIRHQVVPFLKEINPSLLETFAKSLDNLEESQQIIKDRIQDVSSTIIKKDSSSTLETTKFTISEINKLSNPKAYLYQLLKDYNFTEWNDIYNLLSAQSGKQVFSKTHRLLKDREFLILSGRDFSTALEKTFEIHRNQSAITNPIPLVLEDIVEKSEENKETIYIDKDLLKYPLLVRKWKNGDYLYPTGMQGKKKLSKYFKDEKFSLLEKENTWLLCTVDNEIIWVINHRQDRRFSPTKTTKNHLKITSI
- a CDS encoding protein-disulfide reductase DsbD family protein gives rise to the protein MKKFITLFIFLSAFALKAQTENEPIKIETSVKKISETEYDIIFDAKLYKGWYLYSQYNPDDASLPLEITIPEGETGYQLIGKAKEEDTFKKYSDVWLVEEVVFKEKAKITQRIQLTNKKITQVKLNFFGQVCETACINIDENFTVSLTNNPIKISNTVDERSAALTKQLKLDLKNTALLINSSDTNSESSNGLFSIFFLGFAGGLLALLTPCVFPMIPLTVSFFTKQSQNKKKGVFNAILYGFFIILIYILLSLPFHFLDNLDPEILNTISTNVWLNIFFFAVLVFFAFSFFGFYEITLPSSWGNKMDSASSVGGIIGIFFMALTLAIVSFSCTGPILGSLLAGSLTSDGGATQLTAGMTGFGLALALPFALFALFPNWLNSLPKSGGWLNTTKVVLGFLELALAFKFLSNADLVAHWDILKREVFIAIWIVIFIGLALYLFAKIKFPHDSPIKKLSFSRISFGVLVISFIIYISPGVLKNPTWNLSLLSGFPPPQFYSIYEQESDCPLGLDCYKDFDEGLAKATKVNKPILLDFTGWACVNCRKMEENVWSEPDIYQTLKDDYILISLYVDDNEKALPEVQQFDFLKANGKIKKIETVGDKWSTFQVINFKNASQPYYVLLSPDLEILNTSQQYTDRDTYYSWLKEGLENFKEKVSKN
- a CDS encoding alpha/beta hydrolase — protein: MTQKEFNFNIYNTEFYGRYWQGAATKAVIVLAHGMGEHSNRYIHVAQKLTENDFSVVAFDHFGHGKTKGKRGHNPSFEAVLESISKTIDKAKELYPNQPVFLYGHSMGGNAVINYTLRKKQQLKGVIATSPFLKLAFQPPKIKLAAGKILQKIAPSITLGNELNVNHISRDQTEVDKYINDPLVHDKISPNFSLTFIETGKWAIENANKLQTPMYLLHGTDDKIIDYKGTQEFANNTEFATLKLYNGGYHELHNDLCKEEMLQDVVNWLNSKI